In Plasmodium gaboni strain SY75 chromosome 14, whole genome shotgun sequence, one genomic interval encodes:
- a CDS encoding putative replication factor A protein 3: MEHFVAPRVNKKYLNKFYNKNVRLVGKILKKDGNELTLLTSDNAEIKCYLNDEQMDDSFETYVEVLGMVNEDDTLSNIVYVQNGGNSMNLNELNNLINLTFLEELEEVF, translated from the exons GAGggttaataaaaaatacttAAACAAATTTTATAACAAGAATGTTCGACTTGTTGGaaaaattttaaagaaGGATGGAAATGAATTGACTCTTTTAACTTCTGACA atgctgaaataaaatgttattTAAATGACGAACAAATGGACGATTCTTTTGAAACGTATGTGGAAGTTTTAGGAATG gTTAATGAAGATGATACATTAAGTAACATTGTATATGTACAAAATGGAGGAAACTCAATGA ATTTAAACGAACTGAACAATTTAATAAACTTAACATTTTTAGAAGAATTGGAAGAAGTGTTTTAA